A region of Vicinamibacterales bacterium DNA encodes the following proteins:
- a CDS encoding Ig-like domain-containing protein, producing MQRVLWNVALGSAGLFGCLAAPLVAQPASRLAATPEALIAAPVFYHGKQIAVRRDVEPAGPLMRLAGTAKPIFVFWRDSPSAPRDSEVRGEFWDVGRLERTDSRFSNVNFQPILDAAANGQWPARDQVFIILNATTVESPLPVEPTVRALALAPDRYVGKGVTVTGRFRGANLFADLPQGAGTRGRWDFVLQSADSSVWVSGVRPRGRNFDLDVNARADTGRWVQVAGTVRRTGPLAWIEATSITEATPPSDTAIEVSLPPPPPAPAPEIIFSVPQQGDVDVERGAAIRIQFSRDMDGRTFRDRVRLSYVGPTPAGGSDAPPAVTVRYNEGNRALEIKPSAPLDRYRTVKLELLEGILSNVDNQPLAPASLTFTTGGG from the coding sequence GTGCAAAGAGTGCTCTGGAACGTCGCCCTGGGTTCGGCCGGTCTCTTCGGGTGCCTCGCTGCGCCGCTGGTCGCGCAGCCGGCGTCGCGCCTGGCGGCGACGCCCGAGGCGCTGATCGCGGCGCCGGTGTTCTACCACGGCAAGCAGATCGCCGTGCGCCGGGACGTCGAGCCCGCCGGACCGCTCATGAGGCTGGCCGGGACGGCGAAGCCGATCTTCGTGTTCTGGCGCGATTCGCCGAGCGCGCCGCGCGACAGCGAGGTGCGCGGCGAGTTCTGGGACGTCGGCCGGCTCGAGCGCACCGATTCGCGGTTCTCGAACGTCAACTTCCAGCCGATCCTCGACGCCGCCGCGAACGGACAATGGCCGGCGCGCGACCAGGTCTTCATCATCCTGAACGCCACGACCGTCGAATCGCCGCTGCCGGTCGAACCGACGGTGCGGGCGCTGGCGCTCGCGCCGGATCGGTACGTCGGCAAGGGAGTGACGGTGACCGGGCGCTTCCGCGGCGCCAACCTGTTCGCCGATCTGCCTCAGGGAGCCGGCACCAGGGGGCGATGGGACTTCGTGCTGCAGTCCGCCGATTCGTCGGTGTGGGTGTCCGGCGTGCGGCCGCGCGGCCGCAACTTCGACCTCGACGTCAACGCCCGCGCCGACACCGGGCGGTGGGTGCAGGTTGCCGGCACCGTCCGCCGGACGGGGCCGCTGGCCTGGATCGAAGCGACGTCGATAACCGAGGCGACCCCCCCGAGCGACACCGCGATCGAAGTCTCGCTTCCGCCCCCTCCTCCCGCTCCGGCGCCCGAGATCATCTTCAGCGTTCCGCAGCAGGGCGACGTGGACGTCGAGCGAGGCGCCGCGATCCGCATCCAGTTCTCGCGCGACATGGACGGCCGCACTTTCCGCGATCGCGTCCGCCTGTCGTACGTGGGCCCGACGCCGGCGGGGGGATCCGACGCGCCGCCGGCGGTCACCGTGCGCTACAACGAGGGCAACCGCGCGCTGGAGATCAAGCCGTCCGCGCCGCTGGATCGCTATCGCACCGTCAAACTCGAACTGCTGGAAGGCATCCTGAGCAACGTCGACAACCAGCCGCTGGCGCCGGCATCATTGACATTCACCACCGGCGGCGGCTGA
- a CDS encoding oligopeptide transporter, OPT family — MPPAPPPRGTFQPYVPAIQSPAEFTAKAIALGVLFGLIFGASTVYLGLRAGLTVSASIPIAVLAISVLKRLGGSTILENNIVQTIGSAGESVAGGVVFTIPALIFLTPYGPGFFSYFQILMLAFAGGIMGVLMMVPLRRALIVKEHGVLPYPEGAACADVLVAGERGGALARTVFSGLGVGALWKSLSWIFQLFRTEVGYSMPRGSFFPNATLNVDISPEYMGVGYVIGPRIAGVMFAGGVLSWLVLLPLLTILGSYMTVPLPPVPASGLRVDQMSAPQLWSAYIRYTGAGAVLAAGLITLARTIPTIISSFRDSVKDFGGRTGAQQTRTERDMPMIVVLLGSLALALFLAVAPRMPTQGNFLAAILIVIFGFFFVTVSSRITGLIGSSSNPISGMTIATLILTCTIFVALGWTGDVYSPVALCVGAVICIAAANAGATSQDLKTGFIVGATPLYQQIGLVIGVVTASLVIGMTTLYLHNVMTIGSQSLPAPQATLMSTIIKGLLSQNLPWGLVLVGVFISITLELCGIHSLSFAVGSYLPIATTAPIFAGGLVRWFVERRTGVAEESEVGSGTLFSSGLIAGGSLAGILYAILFGRRLIEAGDETTGVLPVLHEGTIGIVAGGLLFAALGVVLARAAQRKLS; from the coding sequence ATGCCGCCTGCGCCGCCGCCCCGGGGCACGTTCCAGCCGTACGTGCCCGCTATCCAGTCCCCGGCGGAATTCACCGCCAAAGCGATTGCCCTCGGCGTTCTGTTCGGGTTGATCTTCGGCGCCTCGACGGTGTATCTGGGCCTGCGTGCCGGCCTCACGGTCAGCGCGTCGATTCCGATCGCGGTCCTCGCCATTTCGGTGCTCAAGCGGCTCGGCGGATCGACGATTCTCGAGAACAACATCGTCCAGACGATCGGCTCGGCCGGCGAATCGGTCGCCGGCGGCGTGGTGTTCACGATCCCGGCGCTCATCTTCCTGACGCCGTACGGTCCGGGCTTCTTCAGCTATTTCCAGATCCTGATGCTGGCGTTCGCCGGCGGGATCATGGGCGTGCTGATGATGGTGCCGCTGCGGCGCGCGCTGATCGTCAAGGAACACGGCGTGCTGCCCTACCCGGAGGGCGCGGCATGCGCCGACGTGCTCGTGGCCGGCGAGCGCGGCGGGGCGCTGGCGCGGACGGTGTTCAGCGGCCTGGGCGTCGGCGCGCTCTGGAAGTCGCTCTCCTGGATCTTCCAGCTGTTCCGTACGGAAGTCGGCTACTCGATGCCGCGCGGCAGCTTCTTCCCGAACGCCACGCTCAACGTGGACATCTCCCCCGAATACATGGGCGTCGGCTACGTCATCGGGCCGCGCATCGCCGGCGTCATGTTCGCCGGGGGGGTCCTGTCGTGGCTCGTGCTGCTGCCGCTGCTCACGATTCTCGGCAGCTACATGACGGTGCCGCTGCCGCCGGTGCCTGCCAGCGGCCTGCGCGTCGACCAGATGTCGGCCCCGCAGCTGTGGAGCGCCTACATCCGCTACACAGGGGCGGGCGCGGTGCTGGCGGCCGGCCTGATCACGCTGGCGCGCACGATCCCGACCATCATTTCGTCGTTCCGCGACAGCGTGAAGGACTTCGGCGGCAGGACCGGTGCGCAGCAGACGCGCACCGAGCGCGACATGCCGATGATCGTCGTGCTGCTCGGATCGCTCGCCCTCGCGCTCTTCCTCGCGGTGGCGCCCCGCATGCCGACGCAGGGGAACTTCCTCGCCGCGATCCTGATCGTCATCTTCGGCTTCTTCTTCGTCACCGTGTCGTCGCGCATCACCGGCCTGATCGGCTCGTCGTCCAACCCGATTTCCGGGATGACGATCGCGACGCTGATCCTCACCTGCACGATCTTCGTCGCGCTCGGCTGGACCGGCGACGTCTACTCGCCGGTCGCGCTCTGCGTCGGCGCCGTGATCTGCATCGCCGCGGCCAACGCCGGCGCGACCTCGCAGGATCTCAAGACCGGCTTCATCGTCGGCGCCACGCCGCTCTATCAGCAGATCGGCCTCGTGATCGGCGTCGTCACCGCCTCCCTCGTCATCGGCATGACCACGCTCTACCTGCACAACGTGATGACCATCGGGTCGCAGTCGCTGCCCGCGCCGCAGGCGACGCTGATGTCGACGATCATCAAGGGGCTGCTCAGCCAGAACCTGCCGTGGGGCCTCGTGCTGGTCGGCGTCTTCATCTCGATCACCCTGGAGCTGTGCGGCATCCATTCGCTGTCGTTCGCGGTCGGATCGTACCTGCCGATCGCGACCACCGCGCCGATCTTCGCCGGCGGCCTCGTGCGCTGGTTCGTCGAGCGCAGGACCGGCGTGGCGGAAGAATCGGAGGTCGGGTCGGGCACGCTGTTCAGCTCCGGCCTGATCGCCGGCGGCTCGCTGGCCGGCATCCTGTACGCGATCCTGTTCGGGCGGCGTCTGATTGAGGCGGGCGACGAGACGACCGGCGTGCTGCCGGTGCTCCACGAGGGAACCATCGGCATCGTGGCCGGCGGCCTGCTCTTCGCCGCGCTGGGCGTCGTCCTCGCGCGGGCGGCGCAGAGAAAGCTGTCCTAG
- a CDS encoding redox-sensing transcriptional repressor Rex has translation MTRENKPAAETRPRVLAEPVSELTTNRLSVYLRCLNILDAEGVRTISSQALAEQFHLNAAQIRKDLAYFGEFGVRGIGYYVKELRRHLRQILGLDRGVRVAIIGAGNLGLALADYGGFRDDGFEIVALFDTLKEKIGRRSRGGVLIHDIRDFKKVARREEIGIVVVAVPGDAAQTAINTAAAAGVRAILNFSPGAFRVPRGVKLKSMDLTVSLESLSFFLVQGESDG, from the coding sequence GTGACGCGGGAGAACAAGCCGGCAGCGGAAACGCGTCCGCGGGTGTTGGCCGAACCGGTATCCGAGCTGACGACGAACCGGCTGTCGGTCTACCTGCGCTGCCTCAACATCCTCGACGCCGAGGGGGTCCGCACCATCTCGTCACAGGCGCTCGCCGAGCAGTTCCACCTGAACGCGGCGCAGATCCGCAAGGATCTGGCGTATTTCGGCGAGTTCGGGGTCCGCGGCATCGGCTATTACGTCAAGGAACTGCGGCGCCACCTGCGGCAGATTCTCGGACTGGATCGCGGCGTCCGCGTCGCCATCATCGGCGCCGGCAACCTCGGGCTCGCGCTCGCCGACTACGGCGGCTTCCGGGACGACGGATTCGAGATCGTGGCGCTGTTCGACACCCTCAAGGAGAAGATCGGGCGCCGCTCGCGCGGCGGCGTCCTGATCCACGACATCCGGGACTTCAAGAAGGTGGCCCGGCGCGAAGAGATCGGGATCGTGGTGGTGGCGGTGCCGGGAGACGCGGCGCAGACGGCGATCAACACGGCGGCGGCGGCGGGGGTGCGCGCCATCCTGAACTTTTCCCCCGGCGCCTTCAGGGTGCCGCGCGGCGTCAAGTTGAAGAGCATGGACCTGACCGTGTCGCTCGAGAGTCTGTCGTTCTTTCTGGTCCAGGGAGAATCGGATGGCTGA
- the moaC gene encoding cyclic pyranopterin monophosphate synthase MoaC → MAERKKEDGTRKTEGRLTHVDAAGRIRMVDVGAKPVTAREAVARGHIRISADARRQIRAGALKKGDPLETARLAGIMAAKQTASLIPLCHPLPLSHADVQITAAGDGYDIAAIVRTTAQTGVEMEALTAVSVAALTVYDMVKAVDKAMVIGGIRLVSKKK, encoded by the coding sequence ATGGCTGAGCGGAAGAAGGAAGACGGAACGCGCAAGACGGAAGGACGGTTGACGCACGTCGACGCCGCGGGGCGGATCCGGATGGTCGACGTCGGCGCCAAGCCGGTGACGGCGCGTGAAGCGGTGGCCCGGGGGCACATCCGCATCTCGGCGGACGCCCGCCGTCAGATTCGCGCCGGCGCCCTGAAGAAGGGGGATCCGCTCGAGACCGCGCGGCTGGCCGGGATCATGGCGGCGAAGCAGACGGCGTCGCTGATCCCGTTGTGCCATCCGCTGCCGCTGTCCCATGCCGACGTGCAGATCACGGCGGCGGGCGACGGCTACGATATCGCGGCCATCGTCCGCACGACGGCGCAGACCGGCGTCGAGATGGAGGCGCTGACCGCCGTCTCGGTCGCCGCGCTGACGGTGTACGACATGGTCAAGGCAGTCGACAAGGCGATGGTGATCGGCGGCATCCGTCTCGTCTCGAAGAAGAAGTAG
- a CDS encoding D-2-hydroxyacid dehydrogenase, translated as MRILVAIYSEFRSWCIPEAQVAALRGEFPEHTFVRADSDEDALAAIPDADVAFSSRITRAHFAAARRLRWVHSPAAGVGAMLFPEMVQSGVVMTNSRGASSVTIAEHVIAVTLALLRDLPLAWKRQAEAVWAQNEFDAGASIRTLRGVRVLIVGVGSIGGETARLFSAFGATVGGIRRRPDVPPPPGVQQMHGPAQLHGQLPAADVVVLAAPQTPATRHLIGARELALMKEDAILVNVSRGKLVDEAALVPALAAGRLRGAALDVFEHEPLDPASPLWRRPDVLITPHVSGFHAGYWPQARQLFADNLRRFAAGQPLVNLVDKEAGY; from the coding sequence GTGCGCATCCTGGTCGCGATCTACAGCGAGTTCCGGTCGTGGTGCATTCCCGAGGCGCAGGTGGCGGCGCTCCGCGGCGAATTTCCGGAGCACACGTTCGTCCGCGCCGACTCGGACGAGGACGCGCTCGCGGCGATCCCGGATGCCGACGTCGCGTTCAGCTCGCGGATCACACGGGCGCACTTCGCCGCGGCGCGGCGGCTGCGCTGGGTGCACAGTCCTGCAGCGGGAGTGGGGGCGATGCTCTTCCCGGAGATGGTCCAGTCCGGCGTGGTGATGACGAACTCCCGCGGGGCCAGCTCCGTCACCATCGCCGAACACGTCATCGCCGTCACGCTGGCGCTGCTGCGCGACCTGCCGCTGGCCTGGAAGCGGCAGGCGGAGGCGGTCTGGGCGCAGAACGAGTTCGACGCCGGCGCGTCCATCCGGACGCTGCGCGGCGTCCGCGTGCTGATCGTCGGTGTGGGATCGATCGGCGGAGAGACCGCGCGTCTGTTCTCGGCGTTCGGCGCGACCGTCGGCGGGATTCGCCGCCGGCCGGACGTGCCGCCGCCGCCCGGCGTTCAGCAGATGCACGGGCCCGCGCAGCTGCACGGGCAGCTGCCGGCGGCCGACGTGGTCGTGCTCGCGGCGCCGCAGACGCCGGCGACCAGACACCTGATCGGCGCGCGCGAGCTGGCGCTGATGAAGGAAGACGCGATCCTCGTCAACGTCAGCCGCGGCAAGCTCGTCGACGAGGCGGCGCTGGTCCCGGCGCTGGCCGCCGGCCGGCTGCGCGGCGCGGCGCTCGACGTGTTCGAACACGAGCCGCTCGATCCCGCCAGTCCGCTGTGGCGCCGCCCGGATGTCCTGATCACGCCGCACGTGTCCGGCTTCCATGCCGGCTACTGGCCGCAGGCGAGGCAGCTCTTCGCGGATAATCTGCGGCGGTTCGCCGCGGGGCAGCCGCTGGTCAACCTGGTCGACAAGGAGGCGGGGTACTAG